The following coding sequences are from one Leptospira mayottensis 200901116 window:
- a CDS encoding elongation factor G-like protein: MQILNVGIFAHIDAGKTTLLERILFESGKIRKPGTIEEGTTESDYLQQEIERGISIQSTLARVFWPSEKERKVLFQFLDNPGHLDFQSQTSASLIVADLGIVLIDAFEGLKSQTLQNVEWLRKRKIPILFFLNKLDRKGIDITNSLVDLEAVLGKEPILLWKEGEGCSLLQERSSDQELLSLLEWDPKLSERYLEHPESLAELAREGFAEGFWKEEFFPVFGGAALHGDGVRELLAILELLSESYRPEFRPGEELGIAFKRELHPDLGKIVYILATKEFRQNSPFYADTGKGKIGSFYFLSTREFEETFQAQPREIIVATDLEFLKPGDILYSSPQTFYRSKLPSVRKQFQILLEPEADEHRNSLWSALQTLVWLDEGLEAKILLDTGQIQISGLGELHLEISLSRLRESFPYTFNVSSIKVARFELWKKMARQGEFQHTAFDQKISSGLVHASLVSSNSFSRDVRFETKITETLEEAITSAFYEVVAKGSKGEEILGLDLIVHRYDPPDTLTTDVSSLVKVAVIKGLKDIIPKYTELVGPVSSVEILIPDVSLGDVLGSLSKRNAKIQEVIPLGDGKSLVHAKASTENLLGFAGVLRNMTQGRGVLSLDSLFNPEHYYVITLVDSR; the protein is encoded by the coding sequence ATGCAGATTTTAAACGTAGGAATTTTCGCCCACATAGACGCCGGAAAAACGACTCTTTTGGAAAGAATTCTCTTTGAGTCCGGAAAAATCCGCAAACCTGGTACCATCGAAGAGGGTACAACCGAATCCGACTATCTCCAGCAAGAAATTGAACGTGGAATCTCTATCCAATCTACTCTGGCTCGGGTTTTTTGGCCGAGCGAAAAAGAGCGGAAAGTTCTCTTTCAATTTTTGGATAATCCGGGGCATCTAGACTTTCAAAGTCAGACTAGTGCTTCTCTTATAGTCGCCGATCTTGGAATCGTTCTGATCGATGCCTTCGAAGGACTCAAATCTCAAACACTTCAAAACGTGGAATGGCTTCGGAAGCGAAAGATTCCGATTTTATTTTTCTTAAACAAACTGGATCGAAAAGGAATCGATATCACAAATTCCCTTGTGGATTTAGAGGCGGTTTTGGGAAAAGAACCGATTCTCCTTTGGAAAGAGGGGGAAGGGTGTTCGCTTCTTCAAGAGCGGAGTTCCGACCAAGAACTTTTATCCCTTTTGGAATGGGACCCGAAACTTTCGGAACGGTATTTGGAACATCCGGAATCTTTAGCGGAGTTGGCACGGGAAGGATTTGCAGAGGGGTTTTGGAAAGAGGAGTTTTTTCCGGTCTTTGGAGGTGCTGCTTTGCACGGAGACGGAGTGCGGGAACTTCTTGCTATTCTTGAGCTTCTCTCTGAGTCCTATCGACCGGAATTCCGACCCGGAGAAGAATTGGGGATCGCATTCAAACGAGAACTTCATCCAGATCTGGGAAAAATTGTCTACATCTTGGCAACAAAGGAGTTCCGACAAAATTCCCCTTTTTACGCAGATACTGGCAAAGGAAAAATTGGATCTTTTTATTTTCTTTCTACTCGAGAATTCGAGGAAACTTTTCAAGCACAACCTCGAGAAATTATTGTTGCGACAGACTTGGAATTTCTCAAACCGGGGGATATTCTCTATTCTTCCCCCCAAACTTTTTATCGGTCGAAACTCCCATCTGTTCGAAAGCAGTTTCAAATTTTACTCGAACCCGAGGCAGACGAACATCGAAATTCTCTTTGGAGCGCGTTACAAACTCTTGTCTGGTTGGATGAAGGCTTAGAAGCCAAAATTCTTTTAGATACAGGGCAGATCCAAATTTCTGGCCTGGGAGAGTTACATCTGGAGATTTCTCTTTCCAGACTTCGAGAATCCTTTCCTTATACATTCAACGTAAGTAGTATTAAAGTTGCAAGGTTTGAGCTCTGGAAAAAAATGGCCCGACAGGGTGAATTTCAGCATACCGCGTTTGATCAAAAAATCTCAAGCGGACTGGTGCACGCCTCTCTGGTTAGCTCTAACAGTTTTTCCAGGGATGTGCGGTTTGAAACTAAGATTACTGAAACTCTAGAAGAAGCTATTACATCAGCATTTTATGAAGTAGTAGCAAAGGGATCCAAGGGGGAAGAAATTCTCGGTTTGGATCTAATCGTTCATCGTTACGATCCTCCGGATACTTTAACGACGGATGTTTCTTCACTTGTAAAAGTTGCCGTTATTAAAGGTTTAAAAGACATAATTCCGAAATACACGGAGTTGGTCGGTCCCGTTTCTAGTGTAGAGATTTTGATACCGGATGTTTCATTAGGAGACGTTTTGGGTTCTCTCTCGAAGCGAAACGCTAAAATTCAGGAAGTGATTCCTCTC
- a CDS encoding DoxX family protein: MNRWLQEHRDWLVDFLRIYLGGVLIYKGLEFLYDTDALIRLMEMNNAPMASTLLAHYIVIAHICGGVLLLSGLLTRFAALLQVPVLVGAVIFIHGKEGFMAPGSNLPYAAMILLLLFHFSLYGSGRISADYYIETHKSV; the protein is encoded by the coding sequence TTGAACCGTTGGCTACAAGAACATCGGGATTGGTTGGTCGATTTTCTTCGAATTTATCTTGGAGGAGTTTTAATTTATAAAGGTCTGGAGTTCTTATACGATACGGACGCGTTGATTCGTTTGATGGAAATGAACAATGCTCCTATGGCATCTACGTTACTCGCTCATTATATAGTAATTGCACACATCTGTGGAGGGGTTTTGCTTTTGTCGGGATTATTGACTCGTTTCGCGGCGCTTCTTCAAGTTCCCGTACTGGTCGGAGCGGTTATATTCATTCATGGTAAGGAAGGATTTATGGCTCCTGGATCGAATCTTCCGTATGCCGCGATGATTCTCCTTTTGCTTTTCCATTTTTCTTTATATGGGTCGGGAAGAATTTCAGCAGATTATTATATAGAAACGCATAAGAGTGTATAA